The following are encoded in a window of Cygnus atratus isolate AKBS03 ecotype Queensland, Australia chromosome 8, CAtr_DNAZoo_HiC_assembly, whole genome shotgun sequence genomic DNA:
- the LPAR3 gene encoding lysophosphatidic acid receptor 3, protein MNECYYDKRMDFFYNRTNTDTADEWTGPTLIVVLCFGTFFCLFIFISNSLVIAAVVKNKRFHFPFYYLLANLAAADFFAGIAYVFLMFNTGPVSKTLTVNRWFLRQGLLDTSLTASLVNLLVIAVERHMSIMRMKIHSNLTKKRVTFLIISIWAIAIFMGAVPSLGWNCLCDITACSSLAPIYSRSYLVFWSVLNLVVFFIMVVVYIRIYMYVQRKTNVLSSHTSGSISRRRTPVKLMKTVMTLLGAFVVCWTPGLVVLLLDGLNCTYCGVQNVKRWFLLLALMNSVMNPVIYSYKDDEMWSTMKKMLCCSSDDKSQERRSSRIPSTVLGRSTDTTGQYIEDGIIQGTICGKGDLNDKGNS, encoded by the exons ATGAACGAATGCTACTATGATAAGCGCATGGACTTTTTTTATAACAGGACAAACACTGACACAGCAGATGAGTGGACAGGGCCAACGCTTAttgttgttctgtgttttgggacgtttttctgcctcttcattttcatttcaaactcACTGGTCATAGCAGCTGTGGTCAAGAACAAGAggtttcattttcccttttattatCTGCTGGCCAATTTAGCAGCTGCAGACTTTTTTGCTGGAATTGCCTATGTCTTCTTGATGTTCAACACTGGCCCAGTGTCTAAGACATTAACTGTAAATCGCTGGTTTCTGCGTCAGGGTCTTCTGGATACCAGCCTGACAGCTTCCCTGGTGAATCTCCTTGTCATAGCTGTTGAGCGGCACATGTCAATCATGCGGATGAAGATCCACAGTAATCTCACAAAGAAGAGAGTCACCTTTTTAATTATATCAATTTGGGCCATTGCTATTTTTATGGGCGCTGTTCCTTCCCTGGGTTGGAACTGCCTCTGTGACATTACCGCCTGCTCTTCCCTGGCACCTATTTACAGCAGAAGTTACTTGGTGTTCTGGAGCGTCCTAAAccttgttgttttcttcattatgGTGGTGGTTTACATAAGAATCTACATGTACGTCCAGCGGAAAACTAATGTCTTATCATCGCACACTAGTGGATCCATTAGCCGCAGGAGAACCCCTGTGAAGCTTATGAAGACCGTCATGACTCTCTTAG GTGCCTTTGTTGTCTGCTGGACTCCTGGACTGGTCGTCTTACTGCTTGATGGTCTAAATTGCACCTACTGTGGGGTTCAGAATGTGAAAAGGTGGTTTCTTCTCCTGGCCCTGATGAACTCTGTCATGAATCCTGTAATTTATTCATACAAAGATGATGAGATGTGGAGCACCATGAAAAAGATGCTTTGCTGCTCGTCTGATGACAAGAGCCAGGAGAGACGCTCGTCACGGATTCCCTCCACTGTGCTTGGCAGGAGCACGGACACCACAGGGCAGTACATTGAAGATGGTATTATTCAAGGGACGATTTGTGGAAAAGGAGATCTTAATGATAAAGGAAACTCCTGA